A stretch of the Aegilops tauschii subsp. strangulata cultivar AL8/78 chromosome 4, Aet v6.0, whole genome shotgun sequence genome encodes the following:
- the LOC109764389 gene encoding 3-ketoacyl-CoA synthase 6, with amino-acid sequence MPSALGSGFAGSVRLKYVKLGYQYLVNHFLTLLLVPVMAATALELARLGPGELLALWRALDLDLVHILCSAFLVVFVATVYFMSRPRPVFLVDYCCYKPSPSFRVPFTTFMEHIKLISNNDKSLRFQTRILERSGLGEETCLPPANHYIPPNPSMEASRAEAQLVIFNAIDDLVRRTGLKPKDIDILVVNCSLFSPTPSLSAMIINKYKLRSNIRSFNLSGMGCSAGLISIDLARDMLQVHPNSNALVISTEIITPNFYHGSRRDMLLPNCLFRMGAAAILLSNRRREARRAKYRLVHVVRTHKGADDRAYRCVYEEEDDEGHSGISLSKELMAIAGEALKSNITTMGPLVLPMSEQLLFFFRLVGRKVINSKWKPYIPDFKLAFEHFCIHAGGRAVIDELQKNLELSPRHVEASRMTLHRFGNTSSSSLWYELAYIEAKGRMRKGDRVWQIGFGSGFKCNSAVWKCLRTVKTPTDGPWDDCIQRYPVHIPEVVKL; translated from the exons ATGCCGAGCGCGCTGGGGAGCGGCTTCGCCGGGTCGGTGAGGCTCAAGTACGTGAAGCTGGGGTACCAGTACCTGGTGAACCACTTCCTGACGCTGCTGCTGGTGCCGGTCATGGCGGCCACGGCGCTCGAGCTGGCGCGCCTCGGCCCCGGCGAGCTGCTCGCGCTCTGGCGCGCCCTCGACCTCGACCTCGTGCACATCCTCTGCTCCGCCTTCCTCGTCGTCTTCGTCGCCACCGTCTACTTCATGTCCCGCCCCAGGCCCGTCTTCCTCGTCGACTACTGCTGCTACAAGCCCTCCCCCAGCTTCCGGGTGCCCTTCACCACCTTCATGGAGCACATCAAGCTCATCTCCAACAACGACAAGAGCCTGCGCTTCCAGACCCGCATCCTCGAGCGCTCCGGGCTCGGCGAGGAGACCTGCCTCCCGCCGGCCAACCACTACATCCCGCCCAACCCCAGCATGGAGGCGTCGCGCGCCGAGGCGCAGCTCGTCATCTTCAACGCCATCGACGACCTCGTCCGCCGCACGGGCCTCAAGCCCAAGGACATCGACATCCTCGTCGTCAACTGCAGCCTCTTCTCCCCGACGCCCTCCCTCTCCGCCATGATCATCAACAAGTACAAGCTCCGCAGCAACATCCGCAGCTTCAACCTCTCCGGCATGGGATGCAGCGCCGGGCTCATCTCCATCGACCTCGCGCGCGACATGCTCCAG GTGCATCCCAACTCGAACGCTCTGGTGATCTCGACGGAGATCATCACGCCCAACTTCTACCACGGGAGCCGGCGGGACATGCTGCTGCCCAACTGCCTGTTCCGGATGGGCGCGGCGGCGATCCTGCTGTCCAAccggcggcgggaggcgcggcGCGCCAAGTACAGGCTGGTGCACGTGGTGCGCACGCACAAGGGCGCGGACGACCGCGCGTACCGGTGCGTgtacgaggaggaggacgacgagggGCACTCGGGCATCTCGCTCTCCAAGGAGCTCATGGCCATCGCCGGCGAGGCGCTCAAGTCCAACATCACCACCATGGGCCCGCTGGTGCTGCCCATGTCGGAGCAGCTGCTCTTCTTCTTCCGCCTGGTGGGGCGCAAGGTGATCAACAGCAAGTGGAAGCCCTACATCCCGGACTTCAAGCTGGCGTTCGAGCACTTCTGCATCCACGCCGGCGGCCGCGCCGTCATCGACGAGCTGCAGAAGAACCTGGAGCTGTCGCCGCGGCACGTGGAGGCGTCGCGCATGACGCTGCACCGGTTCGGCAACACCTCCAGCAGCTCGCTCTGGTACGAGCTCGCCTACATCGAGGCCAAGGGCCGCATGCGCAAGGGCGACCGCGTGTGGCAGATCGGCTTCGGCAGCGGCTTCAAGTGCAACAGCGCCGTCTGGAAGTGCCTCCGCACCGTCAAGACGCCCACCGACGGGCCCTGGGACGACTGCATCCAGCGCTACCCCGTCCACATCCCGGAGGTCGTCAAGCTGTGA